The following nucleotide sequence is from Penaeus monodon isolate SGIC_2016 chromosome 29, NSTDA_Pmon_1, whole genome shotgun sequence.
taaatTACTAATCATGAGATGTTAATTTTCATGAAATAAACCAATTTGCCTCATAATTACAAAATACACATTAAGattacaaacacacaagcaacaaAGGGTATTAATACATACTTCAGTGTTATCTTTTATTGTATggaaatcttttttggcaaaaatatgcATATGATGTGAAAGTATTATCATATCCCAGCTGATATTAtttaaacatcaaaaataaaatacaatctcAAGcactcgaaaaaagaaaaaaaaaatgaagggaaccATCTGTTAACTCGGGTACTNNNNNNNNNNNNNNNNNNNNNNNNNNNNNNNNNNNNNNNNNNNNNNNNCAGATGAATTCTATTTAAAAAATGCAGAATTCAATTAAATGCTGCCAGTATAATTCTGTCGTGTTgtcaacaaaatgaaaaaggacCTGGCTATAACTGGTGAGACTTAGGTAATATTTTTCAGAATCCAAATCCCCATAgttcatttataaatacatagcaATAAACCCAAACTGACTTATTTACATTCCAAATCACAGATAGTCCCTTTAATAACACCAAGCATGTGATACACAATATTTCAATTTCCATCATCCAAGAGATTTGAACATTTGCAAATATTAATATTTGCACATCTTTACACACAATGTGGCACTTCATTACAATATTTCTTTGCAGTCTTGGCAAGATTTCTCATGGCCTTACATTCAAGCAcagtaattttacatattttcttataAGTAGATAAATTTCACTCCAAAAATTTAAGTCTCCCATTGTTATCTGTCTTACACAACGATAGTTTCACCTTTCCATACATTCCCAGCAATACCTGTCATTTACAGACGATCTATTACCACTTCAACATCAACATCCTTACAATGCAAGTCTACTGCATTAACATCATTACAATCTTGTGTAATACATATCCATCCTGTTAGAAATTTTTCCTGTAATATTGGCTGGACTGAGctgaaggtgggggagggtggtggagagggggccCAGGGGGGTGTGAAGGAGGCGTCTGTGGTGGAGGAGTAGACCACTGCGCGGTGGAGTACTGCCCATCATATTGAGATCTGTTGACGTAAGTAGTTGGGGGAGGAACAGCAGGCGTCACATTTGAGTATGGTGGAGGCGGCacattggggttggggggtgggggcgctGCTGGGTTTGGAGGGTATGTATACTGTGGGGGCTGTGTACTATAGGCTGTGCTAAAGGAAGAGGAgtatggtgggggttggggatgggaagggggaggctgAGAGTGAGCTGGGGGTGGACTGGTGAAGGAATGAGTTGGGGGAGGATGTGTGGGGGGCATGTgaggtggggggtgtgggggtgttggatGCGATGGCCCAGAATGTTGGAAGGAGGAGTGCGACGAGTGTTCTGGCTGGTCCTGAAGTGGGACGGTGATGAGATTGGTCCTGGCTGTTGTCATTACAGGAATCACTGAAATATGATGAGAGGACGCCTGGTGGTTGCCTGCCGTTTGGTGAGACTGCCCGTGATTAGAACCAAACTGCCCTGAGCCCTGGCGGGAAAACTGCGAGCTGGAATAGGAGTCCCTGTGTTCATAGCCTTCCTTGCTCACCCTGGGGTCTGACATAGCCCTTGGGTCTTGTCTGATGTCTCCCCTTGGATCTGTTCTTGTGTCTCTGCCTTCACCCCTTGGGTCTCTGTGGCTTAAACGCTCCTCTTTCAACTCTTCCTTTGGCAGGCCTGTTGCCCCAGGCACTTTCATGTGCCGGTGGTCTATGTGGGCCTGGAAAATTAATTGTAATAAGCTAAAGACATACTTCACATTTCAATAATATCTAAGAACTTTTTTTCCATGAATTCTTTCTATGAAAACCAAAGATcatttaaatatcatattaaaaaatccagacaaataaacaatagtaacatcaaatataaaaacaacaaaagatctATTATATGTCTTCTTAATcatcaaaaccaaagaaaaaaacatacaaggaATCAAGAGCTACTCACCTGGAGATCCCTCTGTGATAAATATGTGCGTTTACAAacagttttatttatattgtagttACACATAAATACAGTTCCAAGGCCTATCTGCTCCACTCTGGCCACACGCTCTCCACACCTTGCACACACGCGGTCTTCCCCACGGGCACACCACAGGCAAAATACATGCTTGCAAGGTATCTGTAAATAAAAGTGTTTCAAGAAATGTAACCAGTAATGTAGCATTCTATATCCTCTTTCACATTCCGTGAAGCAAGAGAACAAGTGAGGAAACACACCATTCTTCCATAGATGAGGATAGGCTTATTGCAGGTATCGCAGATATGTATCCGGGGAGATAAAACCTTCTCCCCAATGAGGTTCACAGGATGGTCCCATGACAGCCGCAGCATGGGGGCAGGAGGTCCTCTGTCCAGCGTGGTGAAGGTTGGAGCCTCAAGCGATGATATGTCGCAGTCTTGGTCATCTGGGATAGAATGTGGAAATGGGTTGGATTTTGAAAGGATGATGACAAGTTTCATAGTTTTATTTGACTTATTGTTCCAGTGGAATTTTTCATTCAATAtttgaaatttaattaaattgACAAAGCTGTTCTTAGAGATGTATCCAGATTATGCCAATATGCCAAATTATATGTACAATTAACCCCTATGTCTCTGAGCTGTCTAAACACTTAAAGGTCTAAATTATGGAGCACTCACAAACATGAAGGCATATGCCATGTGCACTTATTTTAAAGCCGTATCTGCACCATAAAGTAAAAATTCCTGATAACATGTTGTCTAAATAGAACATGGTCTACATGTTAGACAGGCTATAAACTATTATTGGAGTAAGATACTGATAGCATGGCAAATGTGTTCCCAGTGGGAAAGGCAATCTTTGCATGGTAAGACATACATATTACCTAGAAGTAATGGATAAATGGTCCCTCCTTACCCAGTGCAACTGCGCGCCATAAGAGATACACAAGAAATTGCAAATTTCATGATGTTCTTCTTTATGCTTTGTGAGAGTATCTGGCATAATTTTACTAGCTTCATGTATACTGAAGAACAGTAATTATCCCATTGCTTCCCAGACATAATTATCCTGTATGCAACAGAAATGGcacataaaatatgcataaacatgTCATTCACGTAAACTCGGATATTAGGAGCCATTAAAGAAGCCCAAAGCTAACTAcataaggaaatgaggaaaaggtaTTTCAAGGCCTATTTTTCAAAGGCaaggtttcattttcattttctctaaagACTACCCTTATGGCTGATGAATTTGACTGCTTAAAGCTGCTTTTGCAAGAAGAATGAATAGAGATTAAACTGTACCAAAATGttttgataaaaggaaaaagtaggTAATACAATTATAAGGAGCATGTCACAAATGAAGTATATATCACCAATCCAGTGGAaagtgtttggaaaaaaaagtcagaaatcaGCTTTTTGAATAAAGTATTTTACTATTTACAAAAATCAATGGAAATACCAacatatttttattcatcaaGTACACAGTATCTAATACTGTTCACAAATTGAATGATNNNNNNNNNNNNNNNNNNNNNNNNNNNNNNNNNNNNNNNNNNNNNNNNNNNNNNNNNNNNNNNNNNNNNttatctttttttttccattgggtATCTTCCCTTAAAAAAGGTGATAAATTCATCtacgaaatttttttaaaacctacacTGCTTTGCTTTTGGAGGTTCATTTTCGTCCACTGGCGGAGGGGctggctcttcctcctcctcctcactctctatctGAAATGGANNNNNNNNNNNNNNNNNNNNNNNNNNNNNNNNNNNNNNNNNNNNNNNNNNNNNNNNNNNNNNNNNNNNNNNNNNNNNNNNNNNNNNNNNNNNNNNNNNNNNNNNNNNNNNNNNNNNNNNNNNNNNNNNNNNNNNNNNNNNNNNNNNNNNNNNNNNNNNNNNNNNNNNTTGCACATAAGTGTTCTTAATCAAACCATGAGCTTCTGTttctaataacaaacaaaaatcaatctACAGCCACCGAAATGATATCTTAATTAATTTATCAGATGACAAGAAAACACTGAAAGCTAACAACAAAGCATCAGACAAGAAAAAACATCAATAGTAAAACACGGATGATAAAATATTAAGAACGGTTCCTACCTTATTTCTCTTGTTGACGCGCAGACCCCTAGGAGGCNNNNNNNNNNNNNNNNNNNNNNNNNNNNNNNNNNNNNNNNNNNNNNNNNNNNNNNNNNNNNNNNNNAACTCCCCATCTGAAATCGCCAAACCAAGGAGCANNNNNNNNNNNNNNNNNNNNNNNNNNNNNNNNNNNNNCTTTAATGACTGGTGAGtcctgtgataatgataaacgacTCTTCTACCAATGCTAAAATGAGNNNNNNNNNNNNNNNNNAAATGTGTCCAAGGTTGAGGACATATATGGAGGATCCACTTACCTACATGATGCTCaaataaaaagcagaagaaaaaagaacaagagagttcagagaaagagagagaagagacaaaattcaAGCCAAGTCTTCTAATCTACTCTGaactcacatacataaatatcttcaTTAACATGTTAAGGATAAAATAAAAGGCCAAAGCTGAGTTTTCAAACACTGGCATTACCGAGTTACATGGAAATTGAACACAAGCAGAAACAAGTAGAANNNNNNNNNNNNNNNNNNNNNNTAACTTATGTCACAATATCAATATCTACAATTTTTTGTCTTTGCCTTGAAACTATCTTAAGACTCATNNNNNNNNNNNNNNNNNNNNNNNNNNNNNNNNNNNNNNNNNNNNNNNNNNNNNNNNNNNNNNNNNNNNNNNNNNNNNNNNNNNNNNNNNNNNNNNNNNNNNNNNNNNNNNNNNNNNNNNNNNNNNNNNNNNNNNNNNNNNNNNNNNNNNNNNNNNNNNNNNNNNNNNNNNNNNNNNNNNNNNNNNNNNNNNNNNNNNNNNNNNNNNNNNNNNNNNNNNNNNNNNNNNNNNNNNNNNNNNNNNNNNNNNNNNNNNNNNNNNNNNNNNNNNNNNNNNNNNNNNNNNNNNNNNNNNNNNNNNNNNNNNNNNNNNNNNNNNNNNNNNNNNNNNNNNNNNNNNNNNNNNNNNNNNNNNNNNNNNNNNNNNNNNNNNNNNNNNNNNNNNNNNNNNNNNNNNNNNNNNNNNNNNNNNNNNNNNNNNNNNNNNNNNNNNNNNNNNNNNNNNNNNNNNNNNNNNNNNNNNNNNNNNNNNNNNNNNNNNNNNNNNNNNNNNNNNNNNNNNNNNNNNNNNNNNNNNNNNNNNNNNNNNNNNNNNNNNNNNNNNNNNNNNNNNNNNNNNNNNNNNNNNNNNNNNNNNNNNNNNNNNNNNNNNNNNNNNNNNNNNNNNNNNNNNNNNNNNNNNNNNNNNNNNNNNNNNNNNNNNNNNNNNNNNNNNNNNNNNNNNNNNNNNNNNNNNNNNNNNNNNNNNNNNNNNNNCACACNNNNNNNNNNNNNNNNNNNNNNNNNNNNNNNNNNNNNNNNNNNNNNNNNNNNNNNNNNNNNNNNNNNNNNNNNNNNNNNNNNNNNNNNNNNNNNNNNNNNNNNNNNNNNNNNNNNNNNNNNNNNNNNNNNNNNNNNNNNNNNNNNNNNNNNNNNNNNNNNNNNNNNNNNNNNNNNNNNNNNNNNNNNNNNNNNNNNNNNNNNNNNNNNNNNNNNNNNNNNNNNNNNNNNNNNNNNNNNNNNNNNNNNNNNNNNNNNNNNNNNNNNNNNNNNNNNNNNNNNNNNNNNNNNNNNNNNNNNNNNNNNNNNNNNNNNNNNNNNNNNNNNNNNNNNNNNNNNNNNNNNNNNNNNNNNNNNNNNNNNNNNNNNNNNNNNNNNNNNNNNNNNNNNNNNNNNNNNNNNNNNNNNNNNNNNNNNNNNNNNNNNNNNNNNNNNNNNNNNNNNNNNNNNNNNNNNNNNNNNNNNNNNNNNNNNNNNNNNNNNNNNNNNNNNNNNNNNNNNNNNNNNNNNNNNNNNNNNNNNNNNNNNNNNNNNNNNNNNNNNNNNNNNNNNNNNNNNNNNNNNNNNNNNNNNNNNNNNNNNNNNNNNNNNNNNNNNNNNNNNNNNNNNNNNNNNNNNNNNNNNNNNNNNACTACTGTCTAGCACTGGTCACTAGGACTCGGCCTTAATGTAGCCACACAATCACCCTTGTGTCAACATATCCTCATTTCCGCATCCCTGACACAACACTGTAACCTCAAGCTTTCTGTCTGCTCCTGTCCTCTTGTGGTCTGCTTACTCTCGTCCCAGAAGCGTCTGCCGGATCCTCTGCTTTGCGTTTACCAGGTCACTGCTGTGGTGGGAGTGTCAGCAGGACTCGAGCACTGCTCAAGCAGGAACATCTCACAGGGACTTTACTTGGTGACCACATTATCCCGGNNNNNNNNNNNNNNNNNNNNNNNNNNNNNNNNNNNNNCGACTGCGCCTAGGCTACACTAATTCTTCCTTCAGCCCTGCTGGGTTATCCCACCCAGCCCTTCCGCCTGCGTTCAAACCAACTGTACCAAAATACGAGCTCAAAAGCTCAGGCCGAATTGCCACGTGTTCAGTCCCTCGACTCCCCCGctcctcctcgttttctctctgtccccccatATGCGAACGGTTCATGCGCGGGGCAATTCTGAGATGGAACAGTCTTTGTTCCTTCCACTGGACCAATCATAATCTCACGAGGGTTAGGTTCCTCCACCTGCGCAGATACTTCTATTTGCCATGTACCACGTCGCTTGATTGTCAGGGCCTTGCACTTTCCCCCTGCTCTTGATCAGCCACTCTGGTCACTCCTTCCACCAACCCAACAAGCCCTCTCAATCCTCTCAATCCTGATTTCCTCCCTTAgccattttcctcctcctgctttgaCGTCCTTCTgttttctcgccttctctctgcCAGCCACTGACCAATTTTGTAGAGCATACTTCACCTCTCTCAGTATGCGTGCATCCTCAAATAAGGTTTGTGTATCCTCTAATAACTGTGCAACTTCCCCAGTACGAACCTCTCTCAGTCCCTCAACCAAACACTCCTCGACTTGACCCCTCCATCTGCAACATATGAGTACCCATATAACATGGCTCTGACCTAGGTAACTCCTCTAAGTATTTCTCTAACACATAATTCCTGAACCTTGTGGGGGTTTGCAGGCTCAAGGCTGNNNNNNNNNNNNNNNNNNNNNNNNNNNNNNNNNNNNNNNNNNNNNNNNNNNNNNNNNNNNNNNNNNNNNNNNNNNNNNNNNNNNNNNNNNNNNNNNNNNNNNNNNNNNNNNNNNNNNNNNNNNNNNNNNNNNNNNNNNNNNNNNNNNNNNNNNNNNNNNNNNNNNNNNNNNNNNNNNNNNNNNNNNNNNNNNNNNNNNNNNNNNNNNNNNNNNNNNNNNNNNNNNNNNNNNNNNNNNNNNNNNNNNNNNNNNNNNNNNNNNNNNNNNNNNNNNNNNNNNNNNNNNNNNNNNNNNNNNNNNNNNNNNNNNNNNNNNNNNNNNNNNNNNNNNNNNNNNNNNNNNNNNNNNNNNNNNNNNNNNNNNNNNNNNNNNNNNNNNNNNNNNNNNNNNNNNNNNNNNNNNNNNNNNNNNNNNNNNNNNNNNNNNNNNNNNNNNNNNNNNNNNNNNNNNNNNNNNNNNNNNNNNNNNNNNNNNNNNNNNNNNNNNNNNNNNNNNNNNNNNNNNNNNNNNNNNNNNNNNNNNNNNNNNNNNNNNNNNNNNNNNNNNNNNNNNNNNNNNNNNNNNNNNNNNNNNNNNNNNNNNNNNNNNNNNNNNNNNNNNNNNNNNNNNNNNNNNNNNNNNNNNNNNNNNNNNNNNNNNNNNNNNNNNNNNNNNNNNNNNNNNNNNNNNNNNNNNNNNNNNNNNNNNNNNNNNNNNNNNNNNNNNNNNNNNNNNNNNNNNNNNNNNNNNNNNNNNNNNNNNNNNNNNNNNNNNNNNNNNNNNNNNNNNNNNNNNNNNNNNNNNNNNNNNNNNNNNNNNNNNNNNNNNNNNNNNNNNNNNNNNNNNNNNNNNNNNNNNNNNNNNNNNNNNNNNNNNNNNNNNNNNNNNNNNNNNNNNNNNNNNNNNNNNNNNNNNNNNNNNNNNNNNNNNNNNNNNNNNNNNNNNNNNNNNNNNNNNNNNNNNNNNNNNNNNNNNNNNNNNNNNNNNNNNNNNNNNNNNNNNNNNNNNNNNNNNNNNNNNNNNNNNNNNNNNNNNNNNNNNNNNNNNNNNNNNNNNNNNNNNNNNNNNNNNNNNNNNNNNNNNNNNNNNNNNNNNNNNNNNNNNNNNNNNNNNNNNNNNNNNNNNNNNNNNNNNNNNNNNNNNNNNNNNNNNNNNNNNNNNNNNNNNNNNNNNNNNNNNNNNNNNNNNNNNNNNNNNNNNNNNNNNNNNNNNNNNNNNNNNNNNNNNNNNNNNNNNNNNNNNNNNNNNNNNNNNNNNNNNNNNNNNNNNNNNNNNNNNNNNNNNNNNNNNNNNNNNNNNNNNNNNNNNNNNNNNNNNNNNNNNNNNNNNNNNNNNNNNNNNNNNNNNNNNNNNNNNNNNNNNNNNNNNNNNNNNNNNNNNNNNNNNNNNNNNNNNNNNNNNNNNNNNNNNNNNNNNNNNNNNNNNNNNNNNNNNNNNNNNNNNNNNNNNNNNNNNNNNNNNNNNNNNNNNNNNNNNNNNNNNNNNNNNNNNNNNNNNNNNNNNNNNNNNNNNNNNNNNNNNNNNNNNNNNNNNNNNNNNNNNNNNNNNNNNNNNNNNNNNNNNNNNNNNNNNNNNNNNNNNNNNNNNNNNNNNNNNNNNNNNNNNNNNNNNNNNNNNNNNNNNNNNNNNNNNNNNNNNNNNNNNTGGACATGCACATCACAACTATATGGAAAGTGAGTTAAAATGAGCCNNNNNNNNNNNNNNNNNNNNNNNNNNNNNNNNNNNNNNNNNNNNNNNNNNNNNNNNNNNNNNNNNNNNNNNNNNNNNNNGTCAACTGTACAGAAAACTGTCTATTTAGAGCTAATGATATGCAAATGCATACTTTATCTAAGCACTAAAAACATGAGCTTATAAATGTGTACTAAGTCTGATATATAATCGTGTTTCCTGTGCACGTACTTGactgtatataaatacttacgaGTGTTTGTGGAAGTtttgtaattaatgaaacaaCATGTGAAAAAGAGCATGTAATGTGTTCTACAGCAATGTACTAAAATGATTAAATGAcactgaaaaaagagaagaaaggggctGAATGTAGTTACCTTTATGCATATGTCCGAACATGAGTAGGTTACAGGATGTGGAATGATATTTGNNNNNNNNNNNNNNNNNNNNNNNNNNNNNNNNNNNNNNGTGAGATCagtttaaactttctttttttaatgtataatacataagcCTACAGCCTATTTAGTGTCATCATATAAATTATCAGCACATTTATCATCAATAGCATCACACTGAAAATGCTNNNNNNNNNNNNNNNNNNNNNNNNNNNNNNNNNNNTCTTCATTAAGGAATTGCATTAGGCAATTATTTCAACCTACAACAAAGAGGCAAGCTTCTAATTATAACATGCAGGAAAGTGTACAGTAGACTGACAACAGACTCATTACTACTTTCCTTCTTTTAATAACTAATAAGTTAGCATCGCTCATTCTGTTCTCTTTTATCCTATATCAAAGTGAACAACTATAACACTCTCGACACATAGCGCATTTCCTCCAAATATAGATATTAGCTAATCTCAGTTATCAATAAGAATCAACAGcagcacatgaaaaaaaaaatcctgccttTTTCTGTACATGCATAAACAAAatacctctttctccttctgttcaaCAAGGTGAATTAAATATCAAAACTTTTATAGATCTAAATACTGGACCCCTGACATCATAATTCAAAAGCATCTCCAgatttatatttcaataaattCTCTTACATAAAAATATTCACTGACAAACTATCTCATTCCCTTACTGGCTATTACTAGAAATTCTACAGGCGAATGACCTGTTAAACCATCTGAAAATGTGTATTCTATCATTGCTATACCTTTTCCTTATTGAATACCTGTCATATTCCTAAAAATCATCTAATTATGCAAGACCTAAAACTATNNNNNNNNNNNNNNNNNNNNNNNNNNNNNNNNNNNNNNNNNNNNNNNNNNNNNNNNNNNNNNNNNNNNNNNNNNNNNNNNNNNNNNNNNNNNNNNNNNNNNNNNNNNNNNNNNNNNNNNNNNNNNNNNNNNNNNNNNNNNNNNNNNNNNNNNNNNNNNNNNNNNNNNNNNNNNNNNNNNNNNNNNNNNNNNNNNNNNNNNNNNNNNNNNNNNNNNNNNNNNNNNNNNNNNNNNNNNNNNNNNNNNNNNNNNNNNNNNNNNNNNNNNNNNNNNNNNNNNNNNNNNNNNNNNNNNNNNNNNNNNNNNNNNNNNNNNNNNNNNNNNNNNNNNNNNNNNNNNNNNNNNNNNNNNNNNNNNNNNNNNNNNNNNNNNNNNNNNNNNNNNNNNNNNNNNNNNNNNNNNNNNNNNNNNNNNNNNNNNNNNNNNNNNNNNNNNNNNNNNN
It contains:
- the LOC119591910 gene encoding E3 ubiquitin-protein ligase Hakai-like (The sequence of the model RefSeq protein was modified relative to this genomic sequence to represent the inferred CDS: added 86 bases not found in genome assembly); protein product: MEENGEFEEQRRSRGRGRGRGRPRGRARGPPRGLRVNKRNKIESEEEEEEPAPPPVDENEPPKAKQYDQDCDISSLEAPTFTTLDRGPPAPMLRLSWDHPVNLIGEKVLSPRIHICDTCNKPILIYGRMIPCKHVFCLWCARGEDRVCARCGERVARVEQIGLGTVFMCNYNINKTVCKRTYLSQRDLQAHIDHRHMKVPGATGLPKEELKEERLSHRDPRGEGRDTRTDPRGDIRQDPRAMSDPRVSKEGYEHRDSYSSSQFSRQGSGQFGSNHGQSHQTAGNHQASSHHISVIPVMTTARTNLITVPLQDQPEHSSHSSFQHSGPSHPTPPHPPPHMPPTHPPPTHSFTSPPPAHSQPPPSHPQPPPYSSSFSTAYSTQPPQYTYPPNPAAPPPPNPNVPPPPYSNVTPAVPPPTTYVNRSQYDGQYSTAQWSTPPPQTPPSHPPGPPLHHPPPPSAQSSQYYRKNF